One region of Alosa alosa isolate M-15738 ecotype Scorff River chromosome 1, AALO_Geno_1.1, whole genome shotgun sequence genomic DNA includes:
- the e2f2 gene encoding transcription factor E2F2 isoform X2, producing the protein MLAKAKRKLDLEDPLYLPGFRTPKGKGNVAAARLPSPKTPKSPGERTRYDTSLGLLTKKFVGLLSESADGVLDLNWATEVLEVQKRRIYDITNVLEGVQLIRKKSKNNIQWLVGGVFEGSAGGEKTRSLRRELSALEREEKILDELIQSSTNQLRELTEDKDNQRLGYLTYQDIRSIGSWRDQTVIAVKAPTETKLDLPEPSEGSLQIYLKSKNGPIEVYLCPEELLEDASPVKSATPRKDLPLQGIVPAMGTTTPLPSQMPVKQEPITDLPKPQTPGAAPSSSSVGSSLLDVEGILGLPPCLLQMTEDQLPCATFVPDPLVPFVSLCAPARPRRLPVGAGRGRRRHGLL; encoded by the exons ATGCTGGCTAAG GCCAAGCGGAAGCTGGACCTCGAAGATCCTTTGTACCTTCCAGGCTTCCGTACCCCGAAGGGGAAAGGAAACGTGGCCGCTGCACGTCTCCCGAGTCCTAAAA ctCCCAAGTCCCCTGGAGAACGGACCCGGTACGACACGTCCCTGGGCTTGCTCACCAAGAAGTTTGTGGGTCTCCTCAGCGAGTCGGCCGATGGCGTCCTGGACCTCAACTGGGCCACTGAGGTTCTGGAAGTCCAGAAGCGTCGGATCTACGACATCACAAACGTTCTCGAGGGGGTCCAGCTCATCCGCAAAAAGTCCAAGAACAACATCCAGTGGCT GGTTGGGGGTGTGTTTGAGGGCTCTGCTGGCGGAGAGAAGACGCGCTCCTTGCGGAGGGAACTGAGCGCGCTCGAGCGGGAGGAGAAGATTCTGGACGAGCTGATCCAGTCCAGCACCAACCAGCTCCGTGAGCTGACCGAGGACAAGGACAACCAGAG GTTAGGCTACTTGACCTATCAGGACATCCGATCCATCGGCAGTTGGCGGGACCAGACGGTCATTGCGGTGAAAGCGCCGACAGAAACCAAACTGGACCTGCCAGAACCCTCAGAG GGCTCTCTGCAGATCTACCTGAAGAGTAAGAACGGGCCCATCGAGGTGTACCTGTGCCCAGAGGAGCTCCTGGAGGACGCCAGCCCAGTGAAGAGCGCCACCCCCAGGAAGGACCTGCCACTGCAGGGCATCGTGCCCGCCATGGGCACCACCACGCCACTGCCCTCTCAGATGCCCGTCAAACAGGAGCCAATCACAG ACCTCCCCAAGCCCCAGACCCCCGGTGCagcccccagcagcagcagcgttgGCTCGTCCCTGCTGGACGTGGAGGGGATCCTGGGCCTGCCGCCGTGCCTGCTGCAGATGACCGAGGACCAGCTCCCCTGCGCCACCTTCGTCCCCGACCCCTTGGTCCCGTTCGTCAGCCTCTGCGCCCCCGCTCGACCACGACGACTACCTGTGGGGGCTGGACGAGGGCGACGGCGTCACGGACTTCTTTGA